Genomic segment of Leifsonia sp. Root1293:
TGCACGTGCGCTCGTCGTTCAACTACAACGAGGGCACCATCGTCTACGACCCGCAGTCCGAGGGAGAAGAGTCCACCATGGAAGAGTCGATCATCGCCGGAGTCGCGACCGACCTCAGCCAGGCAAAGATCACCGTCGTCGGTGTTCCCGACGTTCCCGGCGTCGCCGCGAAGCTGTTCAAGATCGTGGCGAACACGAACGCCAACGTGGACATGATCGTGCAGAACGTGTCTGCGGCCTCCACCGGCCGCACCGACATCTCCTTCACGCTGCCGAAGGACGACGGCCAGAAGGCCATCACCGCCCTGAGCAACGCACAGGACGGCATCGGCTTCGAGAGCCTGCAGTACGACGACCAGATCGGCAAGCTGGCGGTCGTCGGCAACGCCATGCGCACGAACTCTGGCGTGTCGGCCACGCTCTTCGAGGCGCTCTACGAGGCCGGCATCAACATCGAGATGATCTCGACGTCGGAGATCCGCATCTCCATCGTCACCCGGGCCGACGCCATCAACGACGCGGTGCGTGCAGTGCACACCGCCTTCGGTCTCGACGCCGAGGACGAGGCGGTCGTGCACGGGGGCACCGGCCGCTGAGGTCACCGGCCCCCGAGGTCGCCGGGCGCCTCGGCGCCTGCGGCATCCGCAGCCCGGAGGAGTTCTGCAGATCGGGAGGCCTCCCGAGGCAGCAGGAGGCCTCCCGAGCGGGGGAAGTCCTCCGAACTGGCCGGAATCCGTTCCCCGGTGGCAGCGGAGGGCGGCCGATCGGCGGCAGGTCCCTGTCAAGATGGTCACTAGACGAGAGGCAAGCAACGTGAGTAACAGCGTGGGAATCAACATCGGCGTGGTCGGAGCGACCGGACAGGTCGGAGCGGTCGTGCGCCGCCTGCTCGACGAGCGCGACTTCCCGGTGGCCAGCATCCGCTACTTCGCATCGGCGCGGTCCGCGGGCACGACGCTGGCGTGGCGTGGCGAGGACATCGTGGTGGAGGATGCCGCGACGGCAGATCCCGCCGGCCTCGACATCGCCATCTTCTCCGCTGGAGCCACCCTCTCCAAGGCGCAGGCCCCCCGGTTCGCCGCAGCCGGCGTGACCGTCATCGACAACTCGTCGGGCTGGCGCATGGACCCCGATGTTCCGCTCGTCGTCAGCGAGGTCAACCCCGAGGCGATCGCCGACGCCCGCAAGGGCATCATCGCCAACCCGAACTGCACCACCATGGCGGCCATGCCGGTGCTCAAGGTCCTGCACGAGGAGGCCGGCCTCGAGCGCCTCATCGTGAGCACCTACCAGGCGGTCTCCGGGTCGGGCCTCGCCGGTGCCGAGGAGCTCGAGAGCCAGGTGCGTGCAGCGCTCGAGGGCGACGTGCTCGGTCTCGTCCACGATGGCCGCGCCGTCGAATTGCCGGCGCCGAACAAGTACGTGCGTCCCATCGCGTTCGACGTCATCCCGCTCGCCGGTTCCATCGTCGATGACGGCTCGTGGGAGACCGACGAGGAGAAGAAGCTCCGCAACGAGAGCCGCAAGATCCTCGACCTGCCGGGTCTGCTCGTGAGCGGCACGTGCGTGCGCGTTCCCGTCTTCACCGGTCACTCGCTCTCGATCAACGCCGAGTTCGCGAACCCGATCTCCGTCGCCCGCGCCGAGGAACTCCTCGCCACCGCGCCGGGGGTCGTGCTGACCGATGTTCCGACGCCGCTCGAGGCCGCTGGAACCGACCCGAGCTACGTCGGCCGCATCCGTCAGGACGAGGGTGCTCCCGACGGTCGTGGACTCGCGCTGTTCATCTCCAACGACAACCTCCGCAAGGGTGCAGCACTGAACGCCGTGCAGATCGCGGAACTCGTCGCAGCGAAGCTGGTTCCCGCAGCAGCCTGATCGCCACCGCGAGCAGCATCCGGCGAACGGATGCAGCCGCACCACGACTGGCCTGAATCGGTGTCCGTCGACCGAAGTGGCGGAGCGGCCGAGGCCCGGCCACGCATTAGTGTCAAGACCATGTCCGGCATCGAGCACCCTACGGCTCCCGATCGATCGATCGATCGCGCCGTCACGCTCAGCCAGCTGCTGTTCGGCGTCGTCATCCTCTTCGTCGTCGTCGTGCAGCAGGTCGCCTCAGTCGGCACCGCGAGGCCGGGCGCGTTCTTCCTGGG
This window contains:
- a CDS encoding aspartate-semialdehyde dehydrogenase, translated to MSNSVGINIGVVGATGQVGAVVRRLLDERDFPVASIRYFASARSAGTTLAWRGEDIVVEDAATADPAGLDIAIFSAGATLSKAQAPRFAAAGVTVIDNSSGWRMDPDVPLVVSEVNPEAIADARKGIIANPNCTTMAAMPVLKVLHEEAGLERLIVSTYQAVSGSGLAGAEELESQVRAALEGDVLGLVHDGRAVELPAPNKYVRPIAFDVIPLAGSIVDDGSWETDEEKKLRNESRKILDLPGLLVSGTCVRVPVFTGHSLSINAEFANPISVARAEELLATAPGVVLTDVPTPLEAAGTDPSYVGRIRQDEGAPDGRGLALFISNDNLRKGAALNAVQIAELVAAKLVPAAA